Proteins found in one Paenibacillus sp. FSL R10-2782 genomic segment:
- a CDS encoding DNA polymerase produces the protein MRHLSIDIETYSSVNIKKAGLYKYVQSPDFQILLFAYSWDGVPVQIVDLAQGESLPMEVIHGLYDPQVIKHAYNAAFEWYCINSVMQSPIEQWRCTQIHGLYCGFPAGLGKVGEALGLPQDKKKMGVGGALIRTFCVPTKPSKSNGGRTRTLPHHEPEKWQLFKDYCVGDVVAEMEILRRLSVFPVPDQEWQLWQLDQRINVRGIACDRELVEGALAVDSQITAALMQEAIQLSGLDNPKSVQQLKKWLSEEIGEEIEDLRKDTVSGLIKEVEEGRAKRVLQIRRELSKTSVKKYQAMQTVACEDNRVRGLLQFYGANRTGRWAGRLVQVHNLTKNKMALELLKFARQLVREKRVDMLKFMYGNVPDTLSQLIRTAFIAPSGKMLHVADFSAIEARVIAWLAGEQWRQDVFATHGKIYEASASAMFGVPLEDVSGDLRQKGKVSELALGYQGAAGALISMGALDMGLKESELPEIVTRWRNANRRIVDLWYSFERAAIEVMETGQPVGVRGVIFARESHHANGLDFFTIQLPSGRKLYYVAPRLAQNDFGKQALHYMGPDQKTGKWTLISTYGGKLVENVVQAIARDCLAVALVKVEYAGYETVLHVHDEIGIESDRTEDLENVLALMAEPVSWAPGLSLKAAGFTTEFYMKD, from the coding sequence ATGCGGCATCTATCTATAGATATCGAGACCTACAGCAGCGTGAACATTAAGAAAGCAGGGCTGTACAAGTATGTTCAATCCCCGGATTTTCAAATTCTTCTGTTCGCCTACTCATGGGACGGTGTGCCCGTCCAAATTGTTGATCTGGCCCAAGGAGAATCGTTGCCAATGGAAGTTATTCACGGCTTGTATGATCCTCAGGTCATCAAGCACGCATACAACGCCGCTTTCGAATGGTACTGCATCAATAGCGTAATGCAATCACCAATCGAGCAATGGCGCTGTACTCAGATCCATGGCCTGTATTGTGGCTTCCCTGCTGGGCTTGGCAAAGTGGGCGAGGCGTTAGGGCTGCCCCAAGATAAGAAGAAAATGGGTGTAGGTGGTGCTTTGATTCGAACGTTCTGTGTCCCAACGAAGCCGTCTAAATCAAATGGAGGACGTACCCGGACGCTGCCGCACCATGAGCCGGAGAAGTGGCAACTGTTCAAAGATTACTGCGTGGGTGATGTTGTAGCAGAAATGGAAATCCTTCGTAGACTATCCGTATTCCCTGTGCCGGATCAAGAGTGGCAGCTTTGGCAGCTTGACCAGCGCATCAACGTTCGCGGTATCGCTTGTGATCGTGAGCTTGTTGAGGGGGCCCTGGCTGTAGATAGCCAGATTACTGCGGCGTTGATGCAAGAAGCCATACAGCTCAGTGGGCTAGACAATCCGAAGTCTGTACAGCAACTCAAAAAATGGCTGTCGGAAGAGATCGGGGAGGAAATCGAGGACCTGCGCAAAGACACCGTTTCGGGCTTGATAAAGGAAGTAGAGGAAGGCAGGGCCAAGCGTGTGCTTCAGATTCGCCGGGAACTCAGTAAGACAAGCGTTAAGAAGTACCAGGCTATGCAGACAGTAGCCTGTGAGGATAACCGAGTGCGTGGGCTGCTTCAGTTCTACGGAGCGAATCGGACAGGGCGCTGGGCAGGCCGACTGGTCCAGGTGCATAACCTGACCAAGAACAAAATGGCTCTGGAGCTACTGAAGTTTGCAAGGCAGCTTGTCCGCGAGAAGCGGGTGGACATGCTCAAGTTTATGTACGGTAATGTGCCGGATACTCTCTCGCAGCTTATCCGAACCGCTTTTATCGCTCCAAGCGGGAAAATGCTTCATGTAGCGGACTTTAGCGCAATTGAGGCCCGAGTTATTGCCTGGCTGGCAGGCGAGCAGTGGAGGCAAGACGTGTTTGCCACGCATGGCAAGATATATGAAGCTTCAGCATCGGCTATGTTCGGTGTGCCGCTGGAAGACGTGAGCGGTGATCTGAGGCAAAAGGGCAAGGTGTCCGAGTTGGCGCTAGGGTATCAAGGCGCAGCTGGTGCCTTAATCAGCATGGGGGCTTTGGATATGGGCCTGAAAGAGTCAGAACTTCCGGAGATCGTGACTCGCTGGCGTAATGCAAATCGCCGGATTGTGGACCTTTGGTACAGTTTCGAACGGGCGGCAATTGAGGTCATGGAGACCGGACAGCCTGTGGGTGTTCGCGGCGTCATCTTCGCACGTGAGAGCCATCACGCTAACGGCTTGGACTTTTTCACGATCCAGCTACCGAGTGGTCGTAAGCTCTACTACGTAGCGCCGCGCTTGGCTCAAAACGACTTCGGCAAGCAGGCCCTGCATTACATGGGGCCGGACCAGAAAACAGGTAAATGGACGCTAATCAGTACCTATGGCGGGAAACTGGTGGAGAACGTTGTCCAGGCCATAGCGCGGGACTGCCTGGCGGTGGCTTTGGTGAAAGTTGAGTATGCCGGGTATGAAACTGTGCTGCATGTGCATGACGAAATCGGGATCGAGTCGGACCGGACGGAGGATCTGGAGAACGTACTGGCTTTGATGGCTGAGCCTGTGTCGTGGGCTCCGGGCCTTTCTTTGAAAGCAGCTGGGTTCACCACAGAATTCTATATGAAGGATTAG
- a CDS encoding VRR-NUC domain-containing protein: protein MLESKIEAYLRQRVKDLGGIAYKFTSPGNSGVPDRLVLLPGNRTVFVELKAPGKKTTKLQLAQHRRIQALGHDVRVIDSREQVDAWLQEL, encoded by the coding sequence GTGCTTGAGAGTAAAATTGAAGCTTATCTACGCCAGAGGGTTAAAGACCTCGGAGGCATTGCCTATAAATTCACGTCACCGGGTAATTCAGGGGTGCCTGACAGATTGGTGCTACTACCTGGAAATCGAACAGTGTTTGTGGAGCTGAAGGCTCCAGGGAAAAAAACCACGAAGTTACAACTGGCTCAACACCGACGGATACAAGCGCTTGGGCATGACGTCCGAGTGATCGACAGCAGAGAGCAGGTGGATGCATGGCTACAGGAACTTTGA
- a CDS encoding AAA family ATPase: protein MKETQLVAATLITLLKKEGFTIQRYDSVTTSSIYLKLDYGVCHSIRIGDHKGKRQYKYRYNVDIGRKQINRHKTAEGWPRWYYPETELRALVRDIGRERQQHQKYGTENYWALLAQRKFENSGAKGFWRNAYLVNEANMEGIDVDYEINQKARDALNRLTSLPGMQAIKEQVDEMVHFSRIAALRKKHRLKTQIQSNHMIFTGNPGTGKTTAARLIGEAFAEIGLLKRQSDEIPFVEINQSTIVDSLVGASEKKVASKFKAAQGGVLFIDEAYAFIGKSEHRSDEKVIATMVQHIEDMRDEVVVIAAGYPKNMQEFLSFNPGLASRFPTTIHFPDYAVPELVRIAQQMLLDQQYQAGADYLDALASAMWVEKSKPNFGNARTVRNHVERSIRKQAMRVSQLPNPSRKDLATLTARDLIHSADGLRDAEQEALQRIIKDAQWRLFELDLKTITHTNKVGE from the coding sequence GTGAAAGAGACTCAGCTCGTTGCTGCGACCTTAATAACGCTGTTGAAGAAAGAGGGCTTCACGATACAGCGCTATGACAGTGTGACGACCAGCAGCATTTATCTGAAGCTAGATTACGGTGTCTGCCATAGCATCCGAATCGGAGACCACAAAGGTAAACGGCAGTACAAATACCGCTATAACGTGGATATTGGCCGGAAGCAGATTAACCGACACAAGACTGCCGAGGGGTGGCCGCGCTGGTACTATCCAGAAACTGAACTGCGTGCGCTAGTTCGGGACATAGGCCGTGAGCGTCAACAGCATCAGAAATATGGCACTGAAAACTATTGGGCCTTGCTGGCGCAGCGTAAATTTGAAAACAGTGGCGCAAAGGGCTTCTGGAGAAACGCCTATCTTGTGAATGAGGCTAATATGGAGGGAATAGACGTGGACTATGAAATAAACCAAAAAGCGCGAGACGCGCTGAACCGACTTACTAGCTTGCCGGGTATGCAGGCTATCAAGGAGCAAGTAGATGAAATGGTCCACTTCTCGCGGATAGCCGCGCTACGGAAAAAGCACAGGTTGAAAACTCAAATTCAATCTAATCATATGATTTTCACAGGGAATCCGGGAACGGGTAAGACGACAGCTGCTCGTTTGATCGGCGAAGCCTTTGCAGAAATCGGTTTGCTTAAGCGCCAATCTGATGAAATTCCTTTCGTGGAGATTAATCAGTCTACTATTGTGGACTCGCTGGTTGGTGCTTCTGAAAAGAAGGTAGCTTCAAAATTCAAGGCGGCTCAAGGTGGCGTGCTGTTTATCGACGAAGCGTACGCCTTCATCGGAAAGTCAGAACACCGATCCGATGAAAAGGTTATAGCTACAATGGTGCAACACATTGAGGATATGCGTGATGAGGTGGTTGTTATTGCAGCTGGTTATCCAAAGAACATGCAGGAGTTTCTGTCTTTCAACCCTGGTTTGGCCTCTCGCTTTCCTACAACGATTCATTTTCCTGATTATGCTGTTCCTGAACTTGTCCGGATAGCGCAGCAGATGTTACTGGATCAGCAATATCAAGCCGGGGCTGATTACTTGGATGCTTTGGCAAGCGCGATGTGGGTCGAGAAGAGTAAGCCGAATTTTGGGAATGCTCGTACAGTACGGAACCACGTAGAGCGATCTATCCGCAAGCAAGCTATGCGAGTTTCGCAGCTTCCTAACCCTTCACGGAAGGATCTGGCTACGCTGACCGCGAGAGACCTGATTCACTCCGCGGACGGGCTCCGGGACGCCGAACAAGAGGCACTACAACGAATAATTAAAGATGCTCAATGGAGATTATTTGAATTGGATTTAAAGACGATTACCCATACCAACAAAGTGGGAGAGTAG
- a CDS encoding virulence-associated E family protein: MQFDRQLTISSAGNRDSTNWQPQVIYWSELVERLRTAVRGTETLAEYLQMPKSKQDQLKDVGGFVGGHLSGGRRKANAVTGRDVLTLDLDNIPAGGTSDILRRVEALGCAYAVYSTRKHEEAKPRLRVVVPLDRTATADEYEPLARKLAEIIGISFCDPTTFQANRLMYWPSCSSDSQYVNTYGDKPFLSADGTLGMYADWRNVSSWPQVPGTNQTHVRLAAKQGDPTDKPGIVGAFCRIYDVPAAIEAFLPGIYIPVDDGSGRLTYIGGSTTGGAIVYDDGQFLYSHHATDPTGGRLVNAFDLVRLHKFGDQDDEAKPGTPTNKLPSYTAMTDFAMRQDAVGSLLMQERHQKAAAAFTETPLAPDGDVDWMKRLEFNSNGVYLKTVDNVLIVLEHDPALKDKIAFDEFANRGLVLGALPWDSRQERRPWASSDDAGIYHYVEKVYGIAVDAKINNALTLISHKRRFNDVRRYLEGLSWDGVSRLDTLFTDYLGAEDSVYTRAVSRKSFTAAVARAMVPGIKWDYMPILAGPQGLGKSTFLRLMGKDWYSDSLTTFEGKDAMELIQGIWLNEVGELTGMSKSESNAVKQFLSRTEDIYREAYGKRTMPYPRRCVFFGTTNDSEFLRDRTGNRRFWPIDVGVLKPVKSVFHDLEGEVDQIYAEAFVRWQLGEPLYLSGDVEDMAKLHQEAHRESNAKEGFIQAFVDRPVPEDWLKRDIPTRLIYWSGEFGKPHEGEGGPRDRICAAEVWCECFRSDIKFMKQADTREINGILSGMAGWEEYRGRFGPYETQRGFRRKV, encoded by the coding sequence ATGCAATTTGACAGACAACTAACGATATCAAGCGCCGGCAATCGAGACAGCACGAACTGGCAGCCGCAGGTGATTTACTGGTCTGAACTGGTAGAGCGCTTACGGACGGCGGTTCGAGGGACGGAGACGCTGGCAGAGTACCTTCAGATGCCGAAGTCTAAACAGGATCAATTGAAAGATGTTGGGGGCTTTGTCGGGGGTCATCTGTCAGGCGGTCGCCGGAAGGCAAATGCTGTAACGGGCCGTGATGTGCTGACGCTTGATCTCGATAATATCCCTGCCGGTGGTACATCGGACATTTTGCGCCGTGTGGAAGCGCTAGGCTGTGCCTATGCAGTCTACTCCACACGGAAGCATGAAGAGGCCAAGCCACGGCTACGGGTCGTGGTTCCGCTGGACCGGACGGCCACGGCTGATGAATACGAGCCTCTTGCCCGGAAGTTGGCTGAGATTATCGGCATTTCATTCTGTGACCCTACCACGTTTCAAGCGAACCGGCTTATGTACTGGCCAAGCTGTAGTTCTGACAGCCAGTACGTGAACACCTACGGGGACAAACCCTTTCTGTCAGCGGATGGCACGCTGGGTATGTATGCAGACTGGCGAAATGTATCTTCCTGGCCGCAGGTGCCTGGCACGAATCAAACCCATGTCCGCCTGGCTGCCAAGCAGGGGGACCCTACCGATAAGCCTGGCATCGTGGGTGCATTTTGCCGGATCTACGATGTGCCGGCAGCCATTGAAGCCTTCTTACCGGGGATTTATATTCCGGTGGATGACGGCAGCGGACGACTAACCTATATAGGTGGCTCCACGACAGGAGGTGCCATCGTTTATGATGACGGTCAATTCTTGTATAGCCATCATGCTACAGACCCTACAGGTGGACGGCTGGTGAATGCCTTCGACCTGGTCCGGCTGCACAAGTTTGGCGATCAGGACGACGAAGCGAAGCCTGGAACGCCGACGAATAAGCTTCCAAGCTATACGGCCATGACGGATTTTGCTATGCGTCAGGATGCTGTGGGCTCATTGCTCATGCAGGAGCGGCACCAGAAAGCGGCTGCTGCTTTCACTGAAACGCCTTTAGCGCCTGATGGTGATGTGGATTGGATGAAGCGCTTGGAGTTCAACAGTAACGGCGTGTACCTGAAGACCGTCGATAACGTACTGATCGTACTGGAACATGACCCAGCACTGAAGGATAAGATTGCTTTTGATGAATTTGCTAATAGGGGGTTGGTGCTTGGGGCACTCCCTTGGGATTCGAGACAAGAGCGGCGCCCGTGGGCCAGTTCCGATGATGCGGGGATTTATCACTACGTTGAAAAGGTGTATGGCATTGCGGTAGACGCCAAAATTAATAACGCCCTGACCTTGATCAGCCATAAGCGCAGATTCAACGATGTAAGGCGATACTTGGAAGGCTTGTCTTGGGACGGTGTATCCCGGCTGGATACGCTTTTTACGGACTATCTGGGCGCAGAAGACAGCGTCTATACACGGGCAGTCTCGCGAAAATCCTTCACGGCTGCCGTAGCTAGAGCTATGGTGCCAGGCATCAAATGGGACTATATGCCAATTTTGGCCGGGCCGCAGGGTCTTGGAAAATCCACTTTTTTACGTCTAATGGGCAAGGACTGGTATTCCGACAGCTTGACCACCTTCGAGGGCAAGGACGCCATGGAGCTAATCCAGGGCATTTGGCTCAATGAAGTTGGGGAGCTGACGGGTATGAGTAAGTCGGAGAGCAACGCCGTGAAGCAGTTTCTTAGCCGAACGGAGGACATCTACCGGGAAGCCTACGGTAAACGTACAATGCCTTATCCGCGTCGATGCGTATTCTTCGGGACCACCAATGATAGCGAGTTCCTTAGGGATCGGACAGGAAATCGGCGCTTCTGGCCTATTGATGTAGGCGTGCTGAAACCTGTGAAGAGCGTGTTTCATGATCTGGAGGGTGAAGTAGATCAGATATACGCTGAAGCCTTCGTGCGCTGGCAACTGGGAGAGCCGCTATATTTATCGGGCGATGTTGAGGATATGGCAAAGCTGCACCAGGAGGCGCACAGAGAGAGCAACGCTAAAGAAGGATTCATCCAGGCTTTTGTAGATCGGCCTGTGCCCGAGGATTGGCTGAAGCGTGATATACCAACGAGACTTATTTACTGGTCCGGCGAGTTCGGGAAGCCCCATGAAGGCGAGGGAGGCCCCCGAGACCGCATATGTGCCGCAGAGGTTTGGTGTGAGTGCTTCCGATCGGACATTAAGTTTATGAAGCAAGCCGACACAAGAGAAATTAACGGGATACTATCAGGCATGGCTGGTTGGGAAGAGTATCGAGGGCGGTTCGGCCCATACGAGACCCAGCGAGGATTCCGCCGAAAAGTGTGA
- a CDS encoding DUF2815 family protein produces MSDLLADMLDDLLSKWEPEDYSEQFNQRGYDYMTTETAVTTGEVRLSFVNLFTPRANQPGQEPKYSTTILIPKSDVATMQRINAAIEAATQKGVAGVWAGARPAQPRTPIHDGDGARPNGEAFGPECRGHWVLTASSKQQQAVVAADMSPIIDQTRVYSGVYGRVNINFFAYSNSGNKGIGAGLGPVQILRDGDPLGGRISAEQAFGGNGGGVGFAPAPAPQGWEQAAPPQQGYGQQPQAPQQGYGQAQQPYGQAPQQPQYGQQPQQGYQQPPAQPPQQNIDPITGKPLGGSVWGI; encoded by the coding sequence GTGAGTGATTTATTAGCGGATATGCTTGACGATCTGCTCTCAAAATGGGAGCCCGAGGATTATTCTGAACAATTTAATCAAAGGGGATATGACTATATGACAACCGAAACAGCAGTAACTACAGGTGAAGTAAGACTGAGCTTTGTGAATTTGTTTACGCCGCGTGCGAACCAGCCGGGGCAGGAGCCTAAATACAGCACGACTATTCTTATTCCAAAATCAGATGTAGCCACAATGCAACGAATCAATGCAGCAATTGAAGCGGCTACACAGAAGGGTGTGGCCGGGGTATGGGCCGGTGCTCGACCAGCGCAGCCGCGAACACCCATTCATGATGGTGATGGAGCGCGTCCTAACGGCGAGGCCTTTGGCCCGGAATGCCGTGGTCATTGGGTACTTACGGCCAGTAGTAAGCAACAACAGGCTGTGGTGGCTGCGGACATGAGCCCGATCATTGACCAAACTCGTGTATATTCTGGTGTCTATGGCCGCGTGAACATCAACTTCTTCGCCTACAGCAATAGCGGTAATAAGGGAATTGGTGCAGGTCTTGGGCCTGTTCAGATTTTGCGTGACGGTGATCCACTGGGCGGCAGAATCTCCGCAGAACAAGCCTTTGGTGGCAATGGAGGGGGCGTAGGATTTGCCCCTGCTCCTGCACCTCAAGGCTGGGAACAGGCTGCCCCACCACAACAAGGTTATGGCCAGCAACCCCAAGCTCCGCAGCAAGGTTATGGACAAGCACAGCAACCGTATGGACAAGCACCCCAGCAGCCTCAGTATGGGCAGCAGCCGCAACAAGGCTATCAACAACCTCCAGCGCAACCGCCGCAGCAAAATATTGACCCGATCACAGGCAAGCCTCTTGGTGGCAGTGTGTGGGGGATTTGA